The Maylandia zebra isolate NMK-2024a linkage group LG14, Mzebra_GT3a, whole genome shotgun sequence genome includes the window GTTAAATAGGCAttggatggatttttttttacccccatCTATCGTTGTCTCATATTTTACCTTTGAAAGAGAGAGATGCACAGGAAAAGCACAAAAGGATGGTAAAGGATTACTTAATCAAAACTCCTCAATCAGATGCAAATTAGGAGCGCTGGGGAAACATGTTGCATATCTTAAAGCACTAAATCACCAGGATGCAACGGATTCAGTGGCCTAAACACAAGAGCATATTTGCAGGCCAGTTTTTCACTTCATTTACTGAAATACTAAAAACTAAAGTACACCGGTTTACAAGTTGGGTAACCTTGTAGCtggcaaaaatgaaaaagaagcaaagccTCATAAGAATCGCATTCTTTCTTTGTCTTCAAATACAAAATGATATTCTCTACGTCTGTTCCAAAATATTTGCATTATCtacataaaatacacaagtGTAACCATTACTCTCTGTCTACCTTTGTTTCCACGTGAAGGCTTAGAGTTAAACCCAGTAATTTGTGTAAAATAGGCTACATCATTTAATACTGATCAAAATATGTTGATGTGTGTGTCAGTATTTAGGTGAATAAAATGCACAGAATATTTGTGAATAATCAAATCTAACTAAACTTCATAATTTCCTTCATGTAGTGCCGTTTTTCCAGGAGTGTCATTTTGCAACGATCTACAAAGACGTGAATACTGTAGTATCGTTATAACGATTTTGACTCACGTGCTTTCTGCACGCATTTCGATCACTTTGCCCCTCTTATTGTGATCATAGTGTTGGTTCTGGAAACAATTTAGTTCTTGAGTTAGTTACAGCATGTTGGAAACAATGTATTAACACCACACAGTCACTACGTTTGTAATTATAACCTGATAATAACAGTCAGTTGGATCAACAGTTATTAATCACATCGCTCAGGCCgtcgttttattttgaaaattctcCTCGGCAGTCTCGCTTTCCCCTGCTGGTTTGACTGTCGTGGCTGGGTGATGATTTGCTTACTTGGAGCAGGACTGAGTTTGGAGCGGGTACTGTGAAATGTGTAAGCATGATACTGCCTGGATAATCAGCGGAGGACATTAGGAGACGGAGGTAAGAACAGCTCTGACAGCCGCCACTCTTTATTCTTTCCACTGTTGATTTCTGTCAGGTGATTCAGCTCCGATGAACTACTTTTGAGACCTCCTCATCTTAATTATTAACACTGAACAATAATGTCAGCTTTGCGGCTCCTTGATATAATTTCGATTCGCAGCAACCATGTGGAAATCCACTTAAGTTTAGTCCGCGCACTGCTTTAGGATTTTCCAAACTTGAATGAGCTCAGACTGTATCGCACACTGTTCACGCCACTGTGATGCACTCTGGACTATTTTAGACAAATTGGGTCTTTTATTTTCGAACCCGTCGCGTCCCCTTAAATGAAAAGCGCGCAGGGAGGCTTAATTTGTCGCAATGTGTTTGGATAATCAGGTGGATTTGTGCGTCTGCACCTGATGCGCTCTGATGTTGCGGTTAGTTGAGGATGCAGCCCGTCAGCATCACTCGAGGTGATGAGTGGTCCGACTACACAAAACATCAAACAGGGATTATTCAGACACTCATTCAGCCGTTTGGATGTATAGAAAAAATCCATGCATGCGCGGATTGCGCTTTATTTGCGTGCTTTGCCAGTTTGGTAACTTactcaggtttttctttttcttttcttttctttctttcttttttttttaagcagagcGCTTAATTGTAACACATCTAATCATGAACGTGCGCCGCCTAAATGAACTAATCAGCCCTTGAAGGGCTTTGTTAATAGCAGGCCTACCTGTTGAAGGAATGGATGAATGTGTGAGGAGCTTGATAAATTGAACCGTCACCTCTCAGTATGCAGACGTTATTACAGCGACGTGACCGCTCTCAGTGAAACCTCAGACTAATCACCTGCAGTGGAAACTGTTGCTTTGCGCTCATCGACCTGTTGTCTCCCTTTggtattttttaaatgcatgtagggtgcatcaaataaaataattaaagaaaTCACATAGGGGGGTCGAGGGTTTGCTTTTCACTTTATATAATATTCATTAATATCATTTTAAGTTGCTTTTGACTGGTGTGTTCCCTGGAGTATAATCATCTGCCTTTTGCATCATACTGTACGTGAAATGGGCTCTAACAGTCTTCCATCTTCATTCCTCCACCCCAAAACGCAGACCTACAGCGAACTGAAAGCAAAGCAGGCAGGACAGCCACACCTCATGCGTGGGCTCAGCAAAGGTCCGAGTGGATAGGGGTCTGACAAACATGGGTGTTCTTCAACTCCACAATCCCACTCACTCCAGCACGCTCCTGCAGCGGGCTAATCAGATGCGTCTGACCGGCACCCTGTGTGATGTCATTATCACAGTGGATGGCCAAGAGTTTCCAGCGCACCGCACCGTCCTGGCCTGCACTAGCAAAATGTTCGAGATCTTGTTCCACCGCAGCAGCCTGCGCTACGCCCTGGACTTCCTGTCCCCCAAGACTTTCCAGCAGATCCTAGAGTACGCCTACACCGCCTCGCTCCAGGCCACAGCTGAGGACTTGGACGACTTGCTGTATGCTGCTGAGATTCTGGAGATCGAGTACCTGGAGGAGCAGTGCCTGAAGGTGCTGGAGACCATCCAGGCAGAGGAGAGTGAGGAAGTGGCGGTCAGGAATCACAGCTCCGGAGATCACAGTGACCATGGCCGGGCCAGGCACTGGAGGCAAATGCTGATGTCCAAGAAGCATTCCATACAGGATGGACCCAACCACACCAGTCCCACAGCTCTACACCACCTGGCACTGTACCACATGACTGAGAGGAGCTCTCCTGGCCCAGAGCCTGAGGCAGCTCCTGAATCGAGCCCCAAGCAGGACACAGTGGTAGACATGGAGAACTCCCAGAAGGCTCAGCATAGCGGTGTAGAGATAGCCCAGGATTCATCCCACGAACCTCCCAGAAGTATAAAATTAGAGCGCATGCAGGTGGATGATGCCAACAGCTATGAGGGCAGATCCTCCAGTGCAGGGGAGGGAAGCTGCATCTCAGACCAGCCTAGAGACGAAGGCCCGGGGACGCCCCTGAGAGGTAGCGTCATCACCAGTGCTCGAGAGCTGCACACAGGCCCCGAGGATGGAGGACAAATGGCAGGAAACACTCTTGACTGTTTTCCCGGGATCTCTGAGAAACACCTGGCTTCCATATACTCTGTGCCATCCAACCACACAGGGGAGGGCATGCCAGTGTCTGTTTCTGT containing:
- the zbtb16b gene encoding zinc finger and BTB domain-containing protein 16-A, whose translation is MGVLQLHNPTHSSTLLQRANQMRLTGTLCDVIITVDGQEFPAHRTVLACTSKMFEILFHRSSLRYALDFLSPKTFQQILEYAYTASLQATAEDLDDLLYAAEILEIEYLEEQCLKVLETIQAEESEEVAVRNHSSGDHSDHGRARHWRQMLMSKKHSIQDGPNHTSPTALHHLALYHMTERSSPGPEPEAAPESSPKQDTVVDMENSQKAQHSGVEIAQDSSHEPPRSIKLERMQVDDANSYEGRSSSAGEGSCISDQPRDEGPGTPLRGSVITSARELHTGPEDGGQMAGNTLDCFPGISEKHLASIYSVPSNHTGEGMPVSVSVAPTLGVPLDPRTYSGLLHQGLLHRELLSRLGQFAAGMRHEAPAQGQQCCGECGLQLHSRQAAEQHRRLHNEEKGNGCEYCGKHFQDSMRLRMHMLSHTAPAEALVCDQCGATFSSEDALEAHRQTHTGTDMAVFCLLCAKRFQTQKALQQHMEAHAGMHSYICSHCERPFPSHTTLKRHLRSHTGDHPFECEFCGSCFRDDGTLRGHKRIHTGEKPYECNGCGKRFSLKHQLETHYRVHTGEKPFECKLCHQRSRDYSAMIKHLRTHNGASPYQCTICQDFCPSLAAMQKHMKGHKPEEVPADWRIEKTYLYVCYV